The DNA sequence gtgatAGTCATCATTATTAAATTTCTCAATCCTTTCCACCCCACGATCTCTTCAGCTcagaacaaattaaaaagtttcggattttttttttttcccctctagGCAAGCAAGCTCATTAGAAGCTAGCTCTACTTCTTCTATTGTTAGATGTAGCAGTAGATGCATTTAAAGTAATGAACCACCAAAGGTTAGCTATATACGGAAGTCGAATTCTCTTGCCTAATTAGTTTAAATGGACCTAAATCCAATCGCCATAAGTGTAACGTTTTAAGGAAAAGTTTagatgataaattgagatgaaatgaattgaaatacaagttgaataaaatattattagaatattattttttaatattattattatttaaaaattttaaaaattaaattgtttatttatataattatatttaaaaataaatgtatttatagaaagggaagttatttttataaattattttataaaaatatctaacaaAACCGAAGGACGGCCGGGGTTGTAATTACTAAGTTACAGTACAAGCATCTCCATCTAGCCTAGCCTACAAAGAGTTCCGCCAAAAAGGCTAGAAATTGGTTTTTGATTGCTAAACAATTGACTTAGAATCTGataatcaattttataaattaacacaATTTTTAACTGCCGTCGTGCGCCTGGGACAAACCCAAAATTGTATGTAGCTTTTAGAAAACTGAGAAGCATATTATATCCATATGCCAACAGACAATGCAACAAAGgatgaaaaaattacaacaacGAAGAAAAATAGGGTATTGTATAAAttgatttagaatataaattttaaaatttgaattttataaatcaaatcttaacatttaaataatgTGAATGATGTGCTCTACATGATATACGCTTTGAGAATATAAGAACTCGAGTCTTTTTGGATAATTCTATATGTATAATCTTTTAGGTCTGGTATGGTTTTACAAACctttcaaactatttcatcacatctcatctcattttaacatccaatcactattcaaaaacaaatacttttcaatttcaatttttttatctaatcattaactaatcattagaactttttcaaacttaaaaaaaaaatcaactttttcaaatattaaaataaaaataatattaaaaaatatatattctaactatttttaactttataatttttttatttaatttttctctctcatttttcaaaatcctataaaacattttaactcaaatcatcatttcattattatttacagatattttatctaatctcaatatCTATGTATAACCAAACAAGACCTTACTCTTGTCTTCTGTTTTTGGTGCGGACTGCAATTTGGATTCTGATCTTGCTACTGAAAACAATGAGAAATAACCACAAAACAGCAAACATTGTAGCTTTTGGGAAAAGAAATATCCGAAGTCTGGGGGTGCAGGTTTAAAGCTAGCTTCAAAGATTTTCAGAAATTGACAAGTCTGATATTAATGTAATTACCATGTATCAGTACCTGCATGCATGTAAAAGCTAGTTATACGGCTAGCCTACATTGATGATCGTGACATATATCGGATTTTAACGTTAACTATGAAGTTTGGGGAAGTTTGAGGTACTAATATATGGTGTGATCTTCATGAAGATCCTACATTAATCTGCCATGTAAACAATGTGTCACGTGCCAAATTTAGAACTGTGTATTAATAATACGGCATGCCAATCATGTGGTAGTGGTCCCCCCCCCCCgggcgaaaaaaaaaaagaaaaatctacgAATTCTACGAAGATTGCAAAACATAAGACTAGTtcagaaaattatgaaaatataagtACGTAGGAAAAGACAGTTATAAATTGAGGCACTTGCATGCCAAACAGCCAACGTCTTATTGAAAGAAATATCTGATAATTAATGAATGTCTAATCCCGTCTATATCTACATGTAAATGAACTGATCATAGCAATTACCAGTCCATATTTTAAAGAAAGAGGAGAAAcatttgaaaaaggaaaaaagaatattaagtgttttctctcttttcaatGACTAAGAAAATTTCACATTTTCTCTTTACTCTTACCTTTTTTTGGGGTCCATGATATAATTCACGTAATCCTTGTCTTCAGTGGCCAAGTTCAACATCAAAAATTGGAGAAGCAATCGAGTTCAAGTCCCCAAATATAATATCATCACCATCGGCATAGCTCCCGGAGTCTTGGCAATCAAAGTATGTCTGAATATCGTCTGGAAAACTTCGACGTGGTTGGTCAGACTCTTGAGGCGTTGGTGGACTATCGGCTACCGATGACGTCCTTTCCAGCATTTCCTTAAACTTGGAGGATTGCAACAGAAGCTCTAGAGCTGACGATGTCGATGAGGCACCATTACCAAGCACTGGAGGAGCTAGGGTCGTATCACTGGCAGTAGTACTTGAACTAGTCTGGTTGGATAAGAAGCTTAAGCCAAGCTCAGGATCAGGATTAGGGGTTTCCAATAGATCAAAAGCACAATTAAGATTGGATTGAAGGTCGTTAGGGTTGGTGAGGCTATCAAATTGGTTATTGGGAGGACGTAGCCACTTGATATAACGACTAAGGTCAAAGTTAGTAACGGCGTTAAGTCCGCGATACTCTATTGCTGCCATGTCATATGCTGTGGCTGCTTCCTCTTGAGTGGCTGAGTggaccaataaaataaaataatgttaaaaaaaaaaagaaaaatgatactgtGGTAGGGGTACTAATTTGGACATGTAAATATAATTGTTTCCTGCAAAATCCGGTTGAGGGGTAAGAAAAGTAGTATTTAAGTCGGATGGGGATTGAATAAATAAAGCAGTTGAAGTTTGGTGATCTATTTCCCAACCAACTGGATTTGATTACACATGAGATAGATTTATCCCATTATCTTGACCCATATCATATGCAGCTTGTTGTCTATATTTATAGGATCTAGGAAATACTAGTTATTTTCTCGAGAAACATGATCTCACTTTCATTTTCGATTAATTTCTACTGTGGGCCGCTGGCTAGAGTCTCATAAAAAGGTACCTAACTGTATTCGTTTGTTGTTTATGGTTGTACGACACTCATTCTAGTGACGTGGAACCAGTCTATTTTGACACgtggaattaaagaaaatgactCCCTGATCAGCGCATCATTCATGCAGAAGGTGATGATGCGCCCAAGTTTTTGGAAGGACCTTGTGAATAATGTATAATTAGTAGTGAAAGAGATCATGTATTAATTTGCTAGGTTCTTTAACTTTGGCTATTATAGTTATCCGTGCATTAATATTTAacctttttttaaata is a window from the Juglans regia cultivar Chandler chromosome 7, Walnut 2.0, whole genome shotgun sequence genome containing:
- the LOC109011037 gene encoding AP2-like ethylene-responsive transcription factor At1g16060, yielding MAKSSVKNSTTTANTSNNTDSPATKVKRTRKSVPRDSPPQRSSIYRGVTRHRWTGRYEAHLWDKNCWNESQNKKGRQVYLGAYDDEEAAAHAYDLAALKYWGQETILNFPLATYQEELKEMEGQSKEEYIGALRRKSSGFSRGVSKYRGVARHHHNGRWEARIGRVFGNKYLYLGTYATQEEAATAYDMAAIEYRGLNAVTNFDLSRYIKWLRPPNNQFDSLTNPNDLQSNLNCAFDLLETPNPDPELGLSFLSNQTSSSTTASDTTLAPPVLGNGASSTSSALELLLQSSKFKEMLERTSSVADSPPTPQESDQPRRSFPDDIQTYFDCQDSGSYADGDDIIFGDLNSIASPIFDVELGH